A single genomic interval of Halobacillus halophilus DSM 2266 harbors:
- the rbsK gene encoding ribokinase, with protein MTKKPKVTVIGSINMDLTVQTTIMPKQGETVLGDNFATYPGGKGANQAVAAARLGADVQMLGAVGNDVFGKDLVHHLQNEGIDTSAIARSEKEATGTATIILSNQDNRIIVAAGANKEVTPSYIQDHLDLIQESDIILTQLEIPLETITYLSELKKDLDVPMILNPAPYQPLPASVIDAFDYLTPNETEAELFKKELQEDRSEDKWITTRGSEGVTIYKDGELVTVPSYDVTVEDTTGAGDTFSGALATKLAEGYSIEQAVQTANAAAALSIMKKGAQSGMPDQASVEQFLREQGGSST; from the coding sequence ATGACAAAGAAACCTAAGGTAACGGTAATCGGAAGCATTAATATGGACCTCACCGTTCAGACGACGATCATGCCAAAGCAGGGAGAAACGGTCCTCGGCGACAATTTCGCAACCTATCCCGGCGGAAAAGGCGCGAACCAGGCGGTGGCGGCCGCCAGGCTCGGCGCTGATGTACAGATGCTTGGAGCGGTCGGTAACGATGTGTTCGGTAAAGACCTCGTTCATCACCTCCAAAACGAAGGTATTGATACCTCAGCGATTGCCAGGTCTGAGAAGGAAGCGACGGGGACTGCAACGATTATCCTCTCGAACCAGGACAACCGCATCATTGTAGCGGCAGGCGCAAATAAGGAAGTCACGCCTTCTTATATTCAGGACCATCTGGATCTGATCCAAGAGAGTGATATAATCCTTACCCAGCTGGAAATTCCGCTCGAAACGATCACCTATCTCTCCGAACTAAAGAAGGATCTAGACGTTCCTATGATCCTGAATCCGGCCCCTTATCAGCCGCTGCCTGCATCTGTCATCGATGCCTTTGATTATCTTACGCCGAATGAAACAGAAGCCGAGCTGTTCAAAAAAGAATTACAGGAAGACCGGTCGGAAGATAAGTGGATCACCACAAGAGGATCAGAAGGCGTCACCATTTATAAAGATGGAGAGCTCGTCACGGTTCCAAGCTATGATGTGACCGTGGAAGACACGACAGGGGCAGGCGATACCTTCAGTGGTGCCCTCGCTACGAAACTGGCGGAAGGTTACTCCATAGAGCAAGCCGTTCAAACCGCCAACGCCGCAGCCGCCCTTTCGATTATGAAAAAAGGGGCACAGAGCGGCATGCCTGATCAAGCGAGTGTCGAGCAGTTTTTAAGAGAGCAGGGGGGTTCATCAACATGA
- a CDS encoding M48 family metallopeptidase, giving the protein MKKRFLTWTLILFAIYGVLIGLYLFQWAEFGVPEAYQGTSADPATFMTAKELAQSQDYSRYKDFLYFVSLPLEWIIYLGVMIFGISTVFKQSSERVSRFSIVHIPVYVLLLSTLTWMLTFPVDYISRRLSLSYGISTQTFSDWMKDELISFWVGYIIMALLITVLYTLMRKFEKRWWLYASILMMPFLVFMMYLQPVVIDPLYNEFSDLKDKNLEAKILSLADEANVPAERVYEVNMSEETNSMNAYVNGIGSNLRIVLWDTTLNRLQEKEVLFIMAHEIGHYVMHHLYWNLFGAVAAAFIGLYLAYHLMKYSVRRWGDKLNIKSVSDIAGLPVLFIILSLLSFAATPVELAISRNAEMDADVYAIEMTQNPEAAVGAFQELTVNGLSEVNPPALVKYLRYGHPTMMERIHLLEQYQQIE; this is encoded by the coding sequence GTGAAGAAACGATTTCTCACTTGGACACTCATACTATTTGCAATTTATGGCGTCCTTATAGGTCTATACTTATTTCAATGGGCCGAGTTTGGTGTACCCGAAGCTTATCAGGGGACATCTGCTGACCCGGCCACTTTTATGACGGCAAAAGAGCTTGCGCAGAGTCAGGACTATTCCCGTTATAAAGATTTTCTTTACTTTGTCAGTCTGCCGCTCGAGTGGATCATTTATTTAGGTGTGATGATCTTTGGAATCTCCACGGTTTTTAAACAGTCCAGCGAGCGAGTGTCCCGTTTTTCGATCGTACATATCCCGGTGTATGTCCTGCTTCTTTCCACATTAACCTGGATGCTTACCTTTCCGGTTGATTACATCAGCCGCAGGCTTTCGCTCAGCTATGGCATATCCACACAGACGTTTTCCGACTGGATGAAAGATGAGTTAATCAGCTTCTGGGTGGGCTATATCATTATGGCGTTGCTCATTACGGTTTTGTACACGCTGATGAGAAAGTTCGAAAAGCGCTGGTGGCTGTACGCATCGATTTTAATGATGCCGTTTTTAGTATTCATGATGTACCTCCAGCCTGTGGTGATTGACCCGCTGTACAATGAGTTCTCCGATCTGAAGGATAAAAACTTAGAAGCAAAGATTCTGAGCCTTGCTGATGAAGCGAATGTGCCAGCTGAACGGGTCTATGAAGTCAATATGTCCGAGGAAACGAACAGCATGAATGCTTATGTGAATGGAATTGGCTCCAATTTAAGAATTGTCCTCTGGGATACGACGCTTAACCGTCTGCAGGAAAAAGAAGTGTTGTTCATTATGGCGCATGAGATTGGACATTATGTGATGCATCACCTGTATTGGAACCTGTTCGGAGCGGTCGCTGCAGCATTCATTGGACTATATCTGGCGTATCATCTTATGAAATATTCAGTACGTAGGTGGGGGGATAAACTAAACATAAAATCGGTTTCGGATATAGCCGGACTCCCTGTACTCTTCATCATTCTGTCATTACTTAGCTTTGCAGCCACACCTGTTGAGCTTGCGATTTCGAGAAATGCCGAGATGGATGCAGACGTGTATGCGATTGAAATGACGCAAAATCCAGAAGCGGCGGTCGGCGCCTTCCAGGAACTGACGGTGAATGGACTTAGTGAAGTAAATCCTCCGGCATTAGTGAAATACCTGCGTTATGGTCATCCGACGATGATGGAGCGCATTCACCTGCTCGAACAATACCAGCAAATCGAATAA
- the rbsD gene encoding D-ribose pyranase codes for MKKHGILNREIASILARLGHTDTIIIADCGLPIPEETRCIDVSLNLGTPDLLTVLRAVTGDMKIERATLAEEIQTNNPTVHQQVSDCLADIPKHYTTHENLKKHSKDSKVIIRTGEATPFSNVLLQSGVIFS; via the coding sequence ATGAAAAAGCACGGCATCTTAAACCGGGAAATCGCTTCGATTCTAGCGAGACTTGGTCACACCGATACGATTATAATAGCCGACTGCGGGCTGCCGATTCCTGAAGAAACCCGCTGTATCGATGTTTCTCTGAATCTTGGAACCCCTGATCTATTAACCGTATTGCGTGCCGTTACAGGCGATATGAAAATCGAAAGGGCTACGCTGGCGGAAGAAATTCAAACCAACAATCCAACGGTGCATCAGCAGGTATCCGATTGTTTAGCCGACATTCCAAAGCATTACACGACCCATGAAAATCTGAAAAAGCACTCCAAAGATTCAAAAGTAATTATTCGTACGGGAGAGGCTACCCCTTTTTCCAATGTCCTATTACAATCCGGAGTCATTTTTTCATAA
- a CDS encoding DUF2306 domain-containing protein → MSIFQIVLYLHILAGFTALIVFWIPLVTKKGGMIHRRVGWIYVWAMGIVSATAFYMGIYRIGFDASRNAAEKSFAFFLLFIAVLSASTAWNGIRVLRFKRRTRRRSLLSLDTGISLILVFSSIITMVIGWVNQFPLLQYFPVIGLFLGYGQLNYWLTPPQTKMHWYFEHFGNLIGCSIATITAFTVFGAPRLLNISSISIFLWFLPTIVLTPLIFGFTRYYRKKFRLSTPK, encoded by the coding sequence ATGAGTATATTTCAAATAGTATTATATCTTCATATTCTGGCGGGGTTTACGGCGCTTATCGTGTTTTGGATTCCTTTAGTTACGAAGAAAGGAGGAATGATTCATAGACGTGTGGGCTGGATATATGTGTGGGCCATGGGGATCGTATCAGCTACTGCTTTTTACATGGGGATTTATCGGATCGGATTTGATGCTTCACGAAACGCAGCAGAAAAATCTTTCGCTTTCTTTCTGCTCTTTATAGCTGTTCTCAGCGCCTCCACGGCCTGGAATGGAATCCGGGTGCTGAGGTTCAAGCGAAGGACCAGAAGAAGAAGTTTGTTAAGTCTGGACACAGGGATCTCATTAATACTCGTTTTCAGTTCGATTATTACGATGGTGATTGGATGGGTAAATCAGTTTCCATTATTACAGTACTTCCCGGTAATTGGACTATTTTTAGGTTATGGACAGCTCAATTACTGGCTGACTCCTCCACAAACAAAAATGCACTGGTATTTTGAACACTTTGGCAACTTAATCGGATGTTCCATCGCCACCATTACCGCCTTCACCGTTTTTGGAGCCCCGCGCTTATTAAACATTTCATCGATAAGTATTTTCTTGTGGTTTTTACCTACGATCGTCCTGACGCCACTGATTTTTGGATTTACTCGTTACTACCGGAAGAAGTTTCGACTATCAACGCCTAAATAA
- a CDS encoding ABC transporter permease subunit — MKNMVVNNFAKLGPLIGLLLIMIILGFVSDNFFTLDNLLNLLRQISINALIAFGMTFVILTGGIDLSVGSILAFGSALTAGMLSSGMDPLLAVFIGLLAGFAMGAFNGLVITKGKVAPFIATLATMTIFRGATLVYTDGRPITGLSDSFTFEMIGRGYVFGIPFPGVLMILIFFVLFLILHKTVFGRQVYSVGGNEEASVLSGIKADRVKIWVYSLTGMLSVLAGIILTSRLNSAQPTAGTMYELDAIAAVVLGGTSLAGGRGLISGTLIGALIIGVLDNGLNLMNVSSFYQQIVKGGVILLAVLLDRRSK; from the coding sequence ATGAAGAACATGGTGGTCAACAACTTTGCTAAATTAGGTCCGTTAATCGGACTACTGCTCATTATGATCATTCTTGGTTTTGTAAGTGATAACTTTTTCACGCTGGACAACTTATTGAATTTACTCAGGCAAATATCCATTAACGCCCTGATCGCGTTTGGAATGACCTTTGTCATCCTGACAGGAGGTATTGACTTATCCGTTGGTTCCATTCTGGCATTCGGGAGCGCCCTTACGGCCGGAATGCTTTCAAGCGGCATGGATCCACTGTTAGCCGTATTTATTGGTTTGCTCGCAGGATTTGCGATGGGAGCCTTCAACGGTCTTGTCATTACAAAAGGGAAAGTAGCTCCCTTTATTGCCACACTGGCTACGATGACGATTTTCCGCGGGGCAACATTGGTTTATACCGATGGACGTCCGATTACAGGACTTTCTGATAGCTTCACCTTTGAAATGATTGGAAGAGGGTACGTGTTCGGAATCCCTTTCCCAGGTGTACTAATGATTCTCATTTTCTTCGTTCTATTTCTAATCCTGCACAAAACGGTGTTTGGAAGACAAGTCTATTCGGTAGGCGGTAATGAAGAAGCATCGGTTTTATCTGGTATTAAAGCCGATCGCGTAAAAATCTGGGTGTATTCCCTGACAGGAATGCTTTCAGTCCTTGCCGGAATCATTTTGACCAGTCGCTTAAACTCAGCCCAGCCTACAGCCGGGACCATGTATGAACTGGACGCCATTGCGGCGGTTGTACTCGGAGGAACCAGTCTTGCCGGCGGGCGAGGCCTGATCAGCGGAACCTTGATCGGTGCTTTGATTATCGGCGTTCTGGACAACGGCTTGAACTTAATGAACGTGTCATCCTTCTATCAGCAGATTGTGAAAGGCGGCGTCATATTGCTCGCTGTGCTGCTTGATCGAAGGTCTAAATAA
- a CDS encoding S1C family serine protease → MGYYDDHSPAAQQKNSRRRWVMPTIVGVILGAVLILLALPALVQTELLPYEITIPEDDSGLVDDDQGLTGDTTKNVKLDVTSQITDVVDKVTPSVVGVVNIQSQQNFWEQNGSSQQSNVGSGVIYKNEDGTAHVVTNNHVIEGASEIEVVLADETRIKAQLVGSDVFTDLAVLKMPGDQVKHTIELGNSENLKIGEPAIAIGNPLGLRFSGSVTQGIISGKQRAIPQDFNGDGLEDWQAEVIQTDAAINPGNSGGALINIEGQLIGINSMKIAQSAVEGIGFAIPIDTAKPIIDELEQYGQVNRPYIGIEAYGLNEVPSSEWEGTLNLPEEVEGGLYIRSIKQMSPAAKAGLQPLDVITSLDGNQVKDIIDLRKYLYNEKDAGDELEITYYRDGKKNTTTVTLGSQE, encoded by the coding sequence GTGGGTTACTATGATGACCACTCCCCAGCTGCCCAGCAGAAGAACAGTCGAAGACGTTGGGTCATGCCTACCATTGTAGGCGTGATCCTTGGTGCAGTTTTAATCTTGTTAGCACTTCCAGCTCTAGTTCAAACCGAATTACTTCCTTATGAGATTACCATTCCTGAAGATGACAGCGGACTGGTCGATGATGACCAGGGTCTTACAGGAGATACGACGAAAAATGTAAAACTTGATGTGACTTCACAAATTACAGATGTTGTAGATAAAGTGACTCCTTCTGTCGTAGGTGTCGTTAATATTCAATCTCAGCAGAATTTCTGGGAACAAAATGGTTCCAGTCAGCAAAGCAATGTAGGGTCAGGCGTCATTTACAAAAACGAAGATGGCACGGCTCATGTTGTGACCAACAATCACGTAATCGAAGGGGCCAGTGAAATTGAAGTGGTTCTGGCCGATGAAACGAGAATTAAAGCTCAGCTTGTCGGGAGCGATGTATTTACAGATCTGGCGGTTCTTAAAATGCCTGGGGATCAAGTGAAGCATACGATTGAACTAGGAAATTCAGAAAACCTTAAAATCGGTGAGCCCGCGATCGCCATCGGTAACCCATTAGGACTGCGTTTTTCCGGATCGGTCACGCAGGGGATTATCAGCGGCAAGCAGCGTGCCATTCCGCAGGACTTTAATGGGGATGGTTTAGAAGATTGGCAGGCAGAGGTTATTCAAACGGACGCGGCCATTAATCCAGGAAACAGCGGCGGAGCCTTAATCAATATAGAAGGACAGTTAATAGGAATCAATTCTATGAAGATTGCTCAATCGGCTGTGGAAGGGATAGGATTCGCTATTCCAATTGATACAGCTAAGCCGATTATTGATGAACTCGAACAATATGGACAAGTGAACCGTCCTTATATTGGTATTGAAGCTTATGGATTAAATGAAGTTCCTAGCTCGGAGTGGGAAGGTACGTTGAATTTACCAGAGGAAGTTGAAGGCGGACTGTATATACGAAGTATTAAACAGATGTCGCCGGCAGCTAAAGCTGGATTGCAGCCACTTGATGTGATCACTTCGCTTGATGGCAACCAAGTGAAGGACATTATTGATCTTCGGAAATACTTGTACAATGAAAAAGATGCCGGAGATGAACTGGAGATCACGTACTACCGGGATGGTAAAAAAAATACGACGACTGTAACCCTTGGTTCACAAGAATAG
- a CDS encoding 5'-methylthioadenosine/S-adenosylhomocysteine nucleosidase: MKKYASLAIISILFVSLLAACSSSEEAAAEDEESAQQPIIVQGPMPIEAEKFAERLEDVQEEKSGSFVFYKGTVNDYPVIVAKTGKGMENTAAATAIAIEKYDPAAIINQGTSGGHDPNLHVYDIVLGERTTNIGSLKTGSREDGEGIAPKEWIPMDLMASEGSAGEDPDAENIRYFEADEELLAAAQAVKDVHEKGKVVEGTIGSADVWNNEVDRIQWFHEKYGTSVEEMEGAAGAQIAKAYDVPFLGIRILSNNKVNGGEYDPNTAEANQAYVYEVVKEYITTQTGE; encoded by the coding sequence ATGAAAAAATACGCTTCACTCGCTATTATTTCTATTCTATTCGTATCATTACTTGCGGCATGCTCATCATCCGAAGAGGCAGCGGCCGAAGATGAAGAAAGTGCGCAGCAGCCTATTATCGTTCAAGGTCCAATGCCGATTGAAGCGGAAAAATTCGCGGAGCGCTTAGAAGATGTGCAAGAGGAGAAATCGGGATCGTTCGTTTTTTATAAAGGGACGGTGAATGATTATCCTGTGATTGTAGCCAAGACAGGGAAAGGGATGGAAAATACAGCAGCAGCTACGGCCATCGCGATTGAAAAGTATGATCCGGCCGCGATTATTAACCAGGGTACATCAGGCGGACACGATCCGAACCTGCATGTCTATGACATTGTGTTAGGAGAACGAACGACAAATATCGGATCGTTGAAAACAGGAAGCAGAGAAGATGGAGAAGGGATCGCGCCGAAAGAATGGATTCCGATGGACCTCATGGCTTCTGAAGGAAGCGCAGGAGAAGATCCGGATGCAGAAAACATTCGTTACTTTGAAGCGGACGAAGAACTTCTTGCCGCGGCTCAGGCTGTGAAAGATGTTCACGAGAAAGGAAAAGTGGTTGAAGGTACGATTGGCTCGGCGGACGTCTGGAACAATGAAGTGGATCGTATTCAATGGTTCCATGAGAAGTACGGAACTTCTGTCGAGGAAATGGAAGGCGCGGCCGGCGCGCAGATCGCCAAGGCTTATGATGTGCCTTTCTTAGGTATCCGCATCCTTTCCAACAACAAAGTTAACGGCGGAGAGTACGATCCGAATACAGCGGAAGCGAACCAGGCGTATGTGTATGAAGTCGTAAAAGAATATATCACTACCCAAACAGGCGAATAA
- a CDS encoding sugar ABC transporter ATP-binding protein has protein sequence MSKQPFVVMNDIDKSFSSNQVLKKVNFSVNPGEVHALMGENGAGKSTLVKILTGIHARDGGSIQVNGEDISFSNPKEAEKQGIVVIHQELNIIPHLTVAQNMFLGKEITWRKTGILQKKQMHQQTLENLKRLGVTSIDPNENAGDLSVGKQQMIEIARAISTNAKMIIMDEPTAALTDREIESLFEVIDSLRKQGVSIVYISHRMEEIFRICDRITVLRDGEYIGTEEASNTSFEAIVKMMVGRELGERFPSRDEVNGEVIFQVEHLARSKWFEDVSFDVRAGEILGVAGLMGAGRTEIMETIFGAVKKNKGSIYLNGEPLTVKHPSDAIKAGIGFITEDRKDEGLVLNLSIRENIALSNMKAISNKGWINSNRENELIDDLMKRLHVRTTGREQEVKSLSGGNQQKVVIAKWLGIQPKVLILDEPTRGVDVGAKKEIYHIMNELTEQGVAIIMVSSELPEVLGISDRIMVIHEGNVSKIFNRGEATQEKIMQAATGGETG, from the coding sequence ATGTCTAAGCAGCCTTTTGTCGTCATGAACGATATCGATAAATCCTTTTCCAGCAACCAGGTTCTTAAAAAAGTGAATTTCTCCGTGAACCCAGGTGAAGTCCACGCGCTCATGGGTGAGAACGGGGCCGGGAAATCCACACTTGTTAAAATACTGACGGGCATACACGCAAGAGACGGAGGTTCCATTCAGGTGAACGGTGAAGATATCTCTTTTTCCAATCCTAAGGAAGCGGAAAAACAGGGAATCGTGGTCATTCATCAGGAGTTGAACATCATTCCTCACTTAACCGTCGCTCAAAATATGTTTTTAGGGAAAGAAATCACCTGGCGCAAAACCGGGATTCTTCAGAAAAAACAAATGCACCAACAGACGCTCGAGAATTTGAAAAGACTGGGCGTTACCTCGATCGACCCGAATGAAAATGCCGGCGATTTATCGGTGGGTAAACAGCAGATGATCGAAATAGCCCGGGCGATATCGACGAATGCCAAGATGATTATTATGGATGAACCTACGGCGGCCTTAACGGACCGGGAGATCGAAAGCCTGTTTGAAGTGATTGATTCTCTTAGAAAACAAGGGGTCAGCATCGTTTATATTTCTCACCGAATGGAAGAAATCTTTAGGATTTGCGACCGGATCACCGTCTTACGGGATGGTGAGTACATCGGAACGGAAGAGGCATCGAATACCTCGTTTGAAGCGATTGTCAAAATGATGGTCGGACGGGAACTGGGGGAGCGGTTTCCATCCAGAGATGAAGTGAACGGCGAAGTTATTTTCCAGGTAGAACATCTAGCGAGGAGTAAATGGTTTGAGGATGTCAGCTTTGACGTACGCGCCGGAGAAATTCTTGGAGTGGCCGGTCTGATGGGAGCCGGACGGACCGAAATTATGGAAACGATTTTCGGTGCCGTGAAGAAAAACAAAGGCAGCATCTACTTGAACGGAGAGCCGCTGACCGTGAAACATCCGAGTGATGCCATTAAGGCAGGCATCGGATTTATTACCGAAGACCGTAAAGACGAGGGACTCGTACTGAATTTGTCCATTCGTGAAAATATCGCGTTGTCAAATATGAAAGCGATTTCTAATAAAGGGTGGATCAATTCCAACAGGGAAAACGAACTGATTGATGATTTAATGAAGCGGCTCCATGTCCGGACCACTGGCCGGGAACAGGAAGTGAAATCGTTAAGCGGAGGCAACCAGCAAAAAGTGGTGATCGCGAAATGGCTGGGTATCCAGCCCAAGGTGCTCATCCTGGACGAGCCTACCCGCGGCGTGGATGTCGGAGCGAAAAAGGAAATCTATCACATTATGAATGAACTGACGGAGCAAGGTGTCGCCATCATCATGGTGTCCTCCGAATTACCAGAGGTTCTCGGCATTAGTGATCGGATTATGGTCATCCACGAAGGAAACGTATCCAAAATATTTAATCGTGGAGAAGCCACTCAAGAAAAAATTATGCAAGCGGCGACGGGGGGAGAGACAGGATGA
- the ltaE gene encoding low-specificity L-threonine aldolase: protein MIDLRSDTVTKPTRAMREAAFEAEVGDDVYEEDPTVKKLENRAAELTGKEAALFVTSGTQGNQISVLTHCQPGDEVLMEANAHLFLYEGASMSALAGVQPRTLQGTRGAMNPHEVKAAIRPDDIHFPETGLICLENSHNKAGGAILPLENMQEIHRIAQESGIPLHLDGARLFNASVASGVPVKTYADQTDTIQFCLSKGLGAPVGSIIAGSEDFIRKARKWRKRLGGGLRQVGIIAAPGLVALNDMVDRLAEDHEHAKQLAEGLGNIEGLEIENNVDTNILLVNVEGRGKTSHEFLEELKSQGVLAVPFGPYTVRFVTHYDVSGEDIDLVIERVHRCL from the coding sequence ATGATTGATCTAAGGAGTGATACCGTAACGAAGCCTACCCGCGCCATGCGTGAAGCTGCCTTTGAAGCAGAGGTGGGGGATGATGTCTATGAAGAAGATCCCACTGTGAAAAAACTTGAGAATCGAGCTGCTGAACTTACGGGGAAAGAAGCTGCTCTTTTTGTTACGAGTGGTACACAGGGGAATCAAATCTCTGTGTTGACCCACTGCCAACCTGGAGATGAAGTTCTCATGGAAGCAAATGCTCATTTATTTTTATATGAAGGAGCTTCCATGTCTGCCCTGGCCGGTGTTCAGCCGAGAACACTGCAAGGTACAAGAGGGGCGATGAACCCTCACGAAGTAAAAGCAGCGATCCGGCCTGATGATATTCATTTTCCAGAAACGGGGCTGATCTGTCTGGAAAACAGTCATAACAAAGCCGGCGGAGCGATTCTTCCTTTAGAAAATATGCAGGAGATTCATCGAATTGCACAGGAATCCGGTATTCCGCTTCACCTGGACGGGGCCAGGTTGTTCAATGCTTCGGTGGCTTCGGGGGTTCCGGTGAAAACGTATGCCGACCAGACGGATACGATTCAGTTCTGTTTATCGAAAGGGCTGGGAGCTCCCGTTGGTTCCATTATTGCAGGGTCTGAGGACTTTATCCGTAAAGCCCGCAAGTGGAGAAAACGTCTCGGCGGAGGCCTGCGTCAAGTAGGGATCATTGCGGCTCCGGGTCTTGTGGCGCTGAATGACATGGTGGATCGGCTGGCGGAAGATCACGAGCATGCGAAGCAGTTAGCGGAAGGATTAGGAAATATAGAAGGGCTGGAAATTGAGAATAACGTAGATACGAATATCCTTTTAGTCAATGTGGAAGGACGGGGGAAGACCTCGCATGAATTTCTCGAGGAGCTGAAGAGTCAGGGCGTTCTTGCTGTACCGTTTGGACCTTACACGGTGAGGTTTGTGACTCATTATGATGTCTCGGGCGAAGATATCGACCTCGTCATCGAACGAGTACATCGATGCTTATAA
- a CDS encoding NUDIX hydrolase: MGVDVKFQTGSKRFNYRAAGILIEQDHVLLHKQAGDQYWALPGGRVELGEQARDTIVREMNEELGYEVDVASTPWIAENFFHYDGHHYHELGFYFVLSSDRSHFQEGPFHGLEGERLIYQWIPVTELNEIILQPEFLTAGLHRLPEHTEHVVVEN; this comes from the coding sequence ATGGGTGTGGATGTAAAGTTTCAGACGGGTTCGAAGCGGTTTAATTACCGGGCTGCGGGCATTCTGATCGAACAGGATCATGTGTTACTACATAAGCAAGCGGGCGACCAGTACTGGGCGCTGCCGGGGGGCAGAGTCGAGCTTGGTGAACAGGCAAGAGACACGATCGTCAGGGAAATGAACGAAGAACTTGGATATGAGGTGGACGTCGCCAGTACTCCGTGGATCGCAGAGAATTTCTTTCACTATGATGGACATCACTATCATGAGCTTGGCTTTTACTTCGTTTTAAGTTCTGATCGGTCTCATTTTCAAGAAGGGCCTTTCCACGGACTGGAAGGGGAGCGGCTCATCTATCAATGGATTCCGGTTACGGAATTGAACGAAATCATCTTACAGCCTGAATTTCTGACTGCTGGCCTGCACAGGCTGCCAGAACATACGGAGCATGTTGTCGTTGAGAATTAA
- a CDS encoding LacI family DNA-binding transcriptional regulator, with the protein MPTIKDVARLAEVSTATVSRVLNGNGYVHSETKERVAEAIKQLNYRPNDVARILFKGRSKMIALFVPDIMNPYFPELARAVEDMTNQHGFTFVLCNTDDDLNKEITYLEALKQKSLDGIIVVSSTMTEEYIQNIDVPVIALDRILHRSMASVTVNNREGSRQAVQYLKDLGCQRIAHISGPEQASNANQRLEGYLDVVKEESWFKKSYIEPGEYHFEEAKKATERLLTRHPEIDGLFVANDLMGVGAIKAAEALGIKIPDQLSVIAFDGITLGETTTPTLTTMAQPIYKIGARAAELLIQQIENQYHEAQSEEFTVELVERDSTRRKEDHP; encoded by the coding sequence ATGCCTACGATTAAAGATGTTGCCAGACTGGCTGAAGTGTCTACAGCTACCGTCTCCAGAGTATTGAATGGGAACGGATATGTTCACAGTGAAACGAAGGAGCGAGTGGCTGAAGCCATCAAACAACTGAATTACCGGCCGAATGATGTGGCCCGTATCTTATTTAAAGGACGGTCCAAAATGATTGCCCTATTCGTGCCTGACATTATGAACCCTTACTTCCCTGAATTAGCACGCGCTGTAGAAGATATGACCAACCAGCATGGCTTTACCTTTGTGCTATGTAACACAGACGATGATTTGAATAAAGAAATCACGTATTTAGAAGCGTTAAAACAGAAATCGTTAGATGGAATTATTGTGGTTTCAAGCACGATGACGGAAGAGTATATCCAGAATATTGATGTCCCGGTCATTGCGCTTGACCGAATCCTGCACAGATCGATGGCATCGGTTACGGTAAATAACCGCGAAGGCTCCAGGCAGGCGGTCCAATATTTAAAAGACTTAGGATGCCAAAGAATCGCTCATATATCCGGTCCGGAGCAGGCAAGCAATGCGAATCAGCGCCTCGAGGGGTACCTGGATGTCGTGAAAGAAGAAAGCTGGTTCAAGAAGTCCTATATTGAGCCGGGGGAGTATCACTTTGAAGAAGCGAAGAAGGCGACCGAAAGACTTCTCACCAGACACCCGGAAATCGATGGCCTGTTCGTGGCGAATGATCTCATGGGAGTGGGCGCAATCAAAGCGGCGGAGGCACTGGGAATAAAAATCCCCGATCAGCTTTCTGTGATCGCTTTTGACGGAATTACCCTTGGCGAAACGACCACGCCGACGTTAACGACCATGGCTCAGCCGATTTACAAAATAGGAGCCAGAGCAGCAGAATTACTCATTCAGCAAATAGAAAATCAATATCATGAAGCCCAATCAGAAGAATTCACAGTGGAACTAGTAGAAAGAGATTCGACGAGACGAAAGGAGGACCATCCATGA